One part of the Micrococcus sp. 2A genome encodes these proteins:
- a CDS encoding HGxxPAAW family protein, whose protein sequence is MSHTETTTTSGTRRRDLREERDADRGVDAGVVVTEDGRVLGDPTHAEVPDHGNTPGGWIMAGLGVLGVLAGCIGALTDLQILIWIGLAMLVIGGIVGLVSAKRQSARPDSARRGH, encoded by the coding sequence ATGAGCCACACCGAGACCACCACCACCTCCGGCACCCGCCGTCGCGACCTGCGCGAGGAGCGCGACGCGGACCGCGGCGTCGACGCGGGGGTCGTCGTCACCGAGGACGGCCGCGTGCTGGGCGACCCCACGCACGCGGAGGTCCCGGACCACGGCAACACCCCGGGCGGCTGGATCATGGCCGGTCTCGGCGTGCTCGGCGTCCTCGCCGGCTGCATCGGTGCGCTCACCGACCTGCAGATCCTCATCTGGATCGGCCTCGCCATGCTCGTGATCGGCGGCATCGTGGGCCTCGTGTCGGCCAAGCGCCAGTCGGCCCGGCCCGACTCGGCCCGCCGCGGCCACTGA
- the trpC gene encoding indole-3-glycerol phosphate synthase TrpC produces MSVLDDIVEGVREDLAERRRSLPQERLAELVAAAPAPLDAHAALTGGRTDPAGIHVISEVKRASPSKGHLADIPEPAALASAYERGGASAVSVLTEARRFGGSLADLDAVRAAVALPVLRKDFTVEEYQVHEARAHGADLVLLIVAALDDARLRSLLQLTESLGMHALVEAHTPGEVERGVAAGARILGVNVRNLKTLDIDPDRYAALAAGLPEDVVRVAESGVESEEQIRSYAAAGADAVLVGEALVRHGHPEAALRAFRAASLTVR; encoded by the coding sequence GTGAGCGTCCTCGACGACATCGTCGAGGGAGTCCGCGAGGACCTCGCCGAGCGCCGCCGATCGCTCCCTCAGGAGCGGCTCGCGGAGCTCGTCGCGGCCGCCCCGGCCCCCCTCGACGCGCACGCGGCGCTGACCGGCGGCCGCACCGACCCCGCGGGGATCCACGTGATCTCCGAGGTCAAGCGCGCCAGCCCGTCCAAGGGGCACCTCGCCGACATCCCCGAGCCCGCCGCCCTGGCCTCCGCCTACGAGCGCGGGGGAGCCTCCGCCGTCTCCGTGCTGACCGAGGCCCGACGCTTCGGCGGCAGCCTGGCCGACCTCGACGCCGTGCGCGCCGCCGTCGCCCTGCCCGTCCTGCGCAAGGACTTCACGGTGGAGGAGTACCAGGTCCACGAGGCCCGCGCCCACGGGGCGGACCTCGTGCTCCTCATCGTGGCCGCCCTCGACGACGCACGCCTGCGTAGCCTCCTGCAGCTGACGGAGTCACTCGGGATGCATGCCCTCGTCGAGGCCCACACCCCCGGGGAGGTCGAGCGCGGCGTGGCCGCCGGCGCCCGGATCCTGGGCGTGAACGTGCGCAACCTGAAGACCCTCGACATCGACCCGGACCGCTACGCGGCCCTGGCCGCCGGGCTCCCCGAGGACGTCGTGCGCGTCGCCGAGTCCGGCGTGGAGTCCGAGGAGCAGATCCGCTCCTACGCTGCCGCCGGCGCCGACGCCGTCCTCGTGGGCGAGGCCCTCGTGCGCCACGGCCACCCCGAGGCGGCGCTGCGCGCGTTCCGCGCCGCCTCCCTCACCGTCCGCTGA
- the trpB gene encoding tryptophan synthase subunit beta translates to MSAERSSTQPSIEFEGVFQGLPGPYFGRYGGQWMPESLMAALKEVTETYDVARRDPAFEEELRGYFRDYVNRPSLLTEVPRFAAETPGVRIFLKREDLNHTGSHKINNVIGQALLARRMGKTRLIAETGAGQHGVATATAAALFGMECTVYMGEEDTRRQALNVARMQMLGAEVIPVTIGARTLKDAINEALRDWVASVDTTHYLMGTVTGPHPYPTMVRYFHSVIGEEAREQVLAQTGRLPDAVAACVGGGSNAMGLFHGFLDDEGVELYGFEAGGEGLESGRHAASITLGRTGVLHGARTYLMQDEDGQTIDSHSISAGLDYPAVGPEHAFLHDTGRAAYEPVTDAECMAAFQRLTRTEGILPAIESAHALAGALRLARRWADEGLVGADTAEGEERIIVVSLSGRGDKDVATAAAWFGLGEADEQKDPLDELTPGEEQ, encoded by the coding sequence ATGAGCGCGGAGCGATCCAGCACCCAGCCGTCCATCGAGTTCGAGGGCGTGTTCCAGGGCCTGCCGGGCCCGTACTTCGGCCGGTACGGCGGGCAGTGGATGCCCGAGTCCCTCATGGCGGCGCTCAAGGAGGTCACGGAGACCTACGACGTGGCGCGCCGGGACCCGGCGTTCGAGGAGGAGCTGCGCGGCTACTTCCGGGACTACGTCAACCGGCCCTCGCTGCTCACCGAGGTGCCGCGCTTCGCTGCCGAGACCCCGGGCGTGCGCATCTTCCTCAAGCGCGAGGACCTCAACCACACCGGCTCGCACAAGATCAACAACGTGATCGGCCAGGCGCTGCTGGCCCGGCGCATGGGCAAGACCCGCCTGATCGCGGAGACCGGCGCCGGCCAGCACGGCGTGGCCACCGCCACCGCGGCCGCCCTCTTCGGGATGGAGTGCACCGTGTACATGGGGGAGGAGGACACGCGCCGCCAGGCCCTCAACGTGGCCCGCATGCAGATGCTCGGCGCGGAGGTCATCCCCGTGACCATCGGCGCCCGCACCCTGAAGGACGCCATCAACGAGGCGCTGCGCGACTGGGTGGCCTCGGTGGACACCACGCACTACCTGATGGGCACCGTCACCGGCCCGCACCCCTACCCCACCATGGTGCGGTACTTCCACTCCGTGATCGGGGAGGAGGCCCGCGAGCAGGTCCTCGCCCAGACCGGCCGCCTGCCCGACGCCGTCGCGGCGTGCGTGGGCGGCGGATCCAACGCGATGGGCCTCTTCCACGGGTTCCTGGACGACGAGGGCGTGGAGCTGTACGGCTTCGAGGCCGGCGGGGAGGGCCTCGAGTCCGGCCGCCACGCCGCCTCCATCACCCTGGGCCGCACCGGCGTGCTGCACGGCGCCCGCACCTACCTGATGCAGGACGAGGACGGGCAGACCATCGACTCGCACTCGATCTCCGCGGGCCTGGACTACCCCGCCGTGGGCCCCGAGCACGCCTTCCTGCACGACACCGGCCGGGCCGCGTACGAGCCCGTCACCGACGCCGAGTGCATGGCCGCGTTCCAGCGGCTCACCCGCACCGAGGGCATCCTGCCGGCGATCGAGTCCGCCCACGCCCTGGCCGGCGCGCTGCGCCTGGCCCGCCGCTGGGCCGACGAGGGCCTCGTGGGCGCGGACACCGCCGAGGGCGAGGAGCGGATCATCGTGGTCAGCCTCTCCGGCCGCGGCGACAAGGACGTGGCCACGGCCGCGGCCTGGTTCGGCCTCGGGGAGGCGGACGAGCAGAAGGACCCGCTGGACGAGCTGACCCCGGGAGAAGAGCAGTGA
- the trpA gene encoding tryptophan synthase subunit alpha, which yields MSTDVTSKTAAAIAAARDAGRTALVAYLPAGYPSVADCVEAAVALGENGADVIEIGLPYTDPVMDGPVIQRATAASLAAGFRVADVFEIVRQVTARTDAAVLVMTYWNLVDRMGVEEFAGRLAAAGGAGLITPDLVPEEAGEWFEASDRHGLDRVFLTAPSSSPERVRLTVEASRGFVYAVSVMGVTGARDQVSDAAEAVVRAAREAGAEHVCVGLGVSQAEHVREIGAFADGAIVGTALVRALTDGGPEAVAALTRELAAGTVREA from the coding sequence GTGAGCACCGACGTGACCTCCAAGACCGCCGCCGCGATCGCGGCCGCCCGCGACGCCGGGCGCACCGCCCTCGTGGCCTACCTGCCCGCCGGCTACCCCTCCGTGGCGGACTGCGTGGAGGCCGCCGTCGCCCTCGGGGAGAACGGCGCCGACGTGATCGAGATCGGCCTGCCCTACACCGATCCGGTGATGGACGGCCCCGTCATCCAGCGCGCCACGGCCGCCTCGCTCGCCGCCGGCTTCCGGGTGGCGGACGTGTTCGAGATCGTGCGGCAGGTGACCGCCCGCACCGACGCGGCCGTGCTCGTCATGACGTACTGGAACCTCGTGGACCGGATGGGCGTCGAGGAGTTCGCGGGCCGCCTGGCCGCGGCCGGGGGAGCGGGGCTCATCACGCCCGACCTCGTGCCCGAGGAGGCCGGGGAGTGGTTCGAGGCCTCGGACCGCCACGGCCTGGACCGCGTGTTCCTCACCGCCCCCTCGTCCTCGCCGGAGCGCGTGCGCCTCACGGTGGAGGCCTCGCGCGGGTTCGTCTACGCCGTCTCCGTGATGGGCGTCACCGGCGCCCGCGACCAGGTCTCGGACGCGGCCGAGGCCGTCGTCCGGGCCGCCCGTGAGGCCGGTGCCGAGCACGTGTGCGTGGGCCTGGGCGTCTCCCAGGCCGAGCATGTCCGCGAGATCGGGGCGTTCGCGGACGGGGCGATCGTGGGGACCGCGCTGGTGCGCGCCCTCACCGACGGCGGCCCCGAGGCCGTCGCGGCCCTGACGCGCGAGCTGGCCGCCGGCACCGTGCGGGAGGCCTGA
- the lgt gene encoding prolipoprotein diacylglyceryl transferase produces the protein MLAGALAPLAAIPSPSWDGLQLGPLKVHAYALCIILGIILALWLASRRWEDRNGPEGAVLDVAIWAIPFGFVGGRLYHVLSSPDRYFGPGFDGTGDPVQAFYVWNGGLGIWGAIALGAVGAWIACRRYGLRLSAFGDVVAPGVLLAQAVGRWGNWFNQELFGAPTTLPWGLRIDPSHANFPVGTPADTLFHPTFLYESLWNLAGVALLLLLDRRLHLRHGAMLWAYVAWYTLGRVWIEMLRIDDAEMITLFGVTQRLNVWTSIVMLLLALVMLAVILVKHGPAAAGPRSDDSVWLPGRGPALEAGAGAPVDAAVAGQGPDDGAGSTAAGVREDR, from the coding sequence ATGCTCGCCGGTGCCCTCGCCCCCCTCGCGGCGATCCCGTCCCCGTCGTGGGACGGCCTGCAGCTGGGCCCGCTGAAGGTCCACGCCTACGCGCTGTGCATCATCCTCGGCATCATCCTGGCCCTCTGGCTGGCCTCGCGCCGCTGGGAGGACCGGAACGGCCCCGAGGGCGCGGTCCTCGACGTCGCGATCTGGGCCATCCCGTTCGGGTTCGTGGGCGGCCGGCTCTACCACGTGCTCTCCTCCCCGGACCGGTACTTCGGCCCGGGCTTCGACGGCACGGGCGATCCGGTCCAGGCCTTCTACGTGTGGAACGGCGGCCTCGGGATCTGGGGCGCCATCGCGCTGGGCGCCGTGGGCGCCTGGATCGCGTGCCGCCGGTACGGGCTGCGCCTGAGCGCCTTCGGCGACGTCGTCGCCCCGGGCGTCCTGCTGGCCCAGGCCGTGGGCCGCTGGGGCAACTGGTTCAACCAGGAGCTCTTCGGCGCGCCCACCACGCTGCCGTGGGGTCTGCGGATCGACCCCTCGCACGCCAACTTCCCGGTGGGCACGCCCGCCGACACGCTGTTCCACCCCACGTTCCTCTACGAGAGCCTGTGGAACCTCGCCGGAGTGGCCCTCCTCCTGCTGCTGGACCGCCGCCTCCACCTGCGCCACGGCGCGATGCTGTGGGCCTACGTGGCCTGGTACACGCTCGGCCGCGTCTGGATCGAGATGCTCCGGATCGACGACGCCGAGATGATCACCCTCTTCGGGGTCACCCAGCGCCTGAACGTGTGGACCTCGATCGTGATGCTCCTGCTGGCGCTCGTGATGCTCGCCGTCATCCTGGTCAAGCACGGCCCGGCCGCCGCCGGCCCGCGCTCGGACGACTCCGTGTGGCTGCCCGGCCGCGGCCCCGCCCTCGAGGCCGGCGCGGGCGCGCCCGTCGACGCGGCGGTCGCGGGGCAGGGCCCCGACGACGGCGCCGGATCCACGGCCGCGGGGGTCCGCGAGGACCGCTGA